In Marinobacter sp. LQ44, the following are encoded in one genomic region:
- a CDS encoding 1-acyl-sn-glycerol-3-phosphate acyltransferase, with amino-acid sequence MQEFDAIRPYSDEETAPAIQRLVNDSDFLDMVGRFKSPVAAKWAPALLRVFVKRWLVRNFGHYHRVDDLQAGLSGYVGDLVESTTSRVTHSGLENLSKNTAHLFISNHRDIVFDPMVVNYLLFQNGFHTTRIAIGDNLLANRVFAEMMRLNKSFVVRRNMTSPREMRDAYLTLSGFINHSIDTNHSIWIAQREGRAKDGIDVTDPAIIKMFYMSRKKSGLEFGEAMNRLHIVPVSIAYEYDPCDADKARELEVRARTGSYRKTEGEDTNQIMKGLTGYKGHVHVHFGAPITDAEDNPKAFASRIDHEMHANYHLHASNLVAYQMRGVHPEAHETPGSVSETVVTAETWSPADLEAAKAEMERRLEACDAAIRPYLLDMYANPVVNGLAANNIGEAVLSPAE; translated from the coding sequence ATGCAGGAATTTGACGCGATCCGACCCTATTCGGATGAAGAAACCGCCCCCGCGATTCAACGCCTGGTTAACGACTCGGATTTCCTGGATATGGTCGGCCGGTTCAAATCACCGGTTGCGGCCAAGTGGGCGCCTGCCTTGCTGAGGGTATTTGTGAAGCGCTGGCTGGTTCGAAATTTCGGCCACTACCACCGGGTGGATGACCTGCAGGCTGGATTGTCGGGCTACGTGGGCGACCTGGTTGAAAGTACCACGTCCAGAGTGACCCACAGCGGTCTGGAAAACCTGAGCAAGAACACCGCGCACCTGTTTATTTCCAACCACCGGGACATTGTTTTTGACCCGATGGTGGTGAACTATCTGCTGTTCCAGAACGGCTTCCACACCACCCGCATTGCCATCGGTGACAACCTGCTGGCAAACCGCGTGTTCGCGGAGATGATGCGGCTGAACAAGAGTTTTGTGGTGCGCCGAAACATGACCAGCCCCCGGGAAATGCGGGATGCCTATCTGACCCTCTCTGGCTTCATCAATCACAGCATTGATACCAACCACAGCATCTGGATTGCCCAGCGCGAAGGCCGCGCCAAAGACGGCATTGATGTGACAGACCCGGCCATCATCAAGATGTTCTACATGAGCCGAAAAAAATCCGGACTGGAATTTGGCGAGGCCATGAATCGGCTGCACATCGTTCCGGTTTCCATCGCCTATGAATACGACCCATGCGATGCGGACAAAGCCCGGGAACTGGAAGTACGCGCCCGGACGGGCAGCTACCGGAAAACAGAGGGTGAAGACACGAATCAGATCATGAAAGGCCTGACCGGGTACAAGGGGCATGTTCACGTGCATTTCGGCGCGCCGATCACGGATGCGGAAGATAACCCTAAGGCGTTCGCGTCACGGATCGATCATGAAATGCATGCCAATTATCATCTGCACGCGTCTAATCTGGTGGCCTATCAGATGCGGGGTGTTCATCCTGAAGCCCACGAGACACCGGGCAGTGTGAGTGAGACCGTTGTGACGGCGGAAACCTGGTCACCGGCCGACCTGGAAGCTGCCAAGGCGGAAATGGAGCGGCGGCTTGAGGCGTGCGATGCGGCCATCCGTCCATACCTGCTGGATATGTACGCCAACCCGGTGGTGAATGGCCTCGCCGCGAACAACATCGGCGAGGCGGTTCTATCGCCGGCGGAATGA
- the recQ gene encoding DNA helicase RecQ, protein MYPDQDFEQLTREPPSSANRSPEQVLHEVFGYESFRLLQGEIVQEVVNGGDALVLMPTGGGKSLCYQVPALVRPGTAIVISPLIALMQDQVAALRELGVRAAFLNSTMDYEHARATEYALMTGELDLLYCAPERLIQPRTIDLLHNASLSLFAIDEAHCVSQWGHDFRSDYLQLSMLAREFPGIPRIALTATADERTRKEIAERLSLTNARHFVSGFDRPNIQYRITPKTNANKQLLDFIKAEHEGDCGIVYCLSRNKVDATARMLADKGYTALPYHAGLDATARARHQERFLREDGVVIVATIAFGMGIDKPDVRFVAHLDLPKSLEAYYQETGRAGRDGKPSTAWMVYGLQDVIKLRQMLEASQGNDQFKRVERQKLDAMLGLCEVTRCRRQVLLRYFGDELEQPCGNCDTCLTPPETWDGTVAVQKALSCVYRTGQRFGVNYLIDVLRGSENERILQSGHQAISTYGIGTELTANEWKSVFRQLVANGYLRADPEGYGALQLTEQCRPLLKGEQAIELRKDPVAKKTSSARIAGKRAGPAIREQITDQAGWDALRACRKELADKQGVPPYVIFHDTTLFDMLERRPETLEQLAEVSGVGAAKLEKYGEVFLQTLREIAQS, encoded by the coding sequence ATGTATCCGGACCAGGACTTCGAGCAACTGACCCGCGAACCGCCTTCCTCCGCTAACCGCAGCCCGGAGCAGGTACTGCATGAGGTTTTCGGGTATGAGAGTTTCCGCCTGCTACAGGGTGAAATCGTTCAGGAAGTCGTGAATGGCGGCGATGCCCTGGTTCTGATGCCCACCGGCGGTGGTAAATCGCTCTGTTACCAGGTGCCCGCGCTGGTCCGCCCCGGCACGGCCATTGTTATTTCGCCCCTGATCGCACTGATGCAGGATCAGGTGGCTGCGTTGCGGGAACTCGGTGTGAGAGCGGCATTCCTCAACTCCACCATGGATTATGAGCATGCCCGAGCAACCGAATACGCATTGATGACCGGCGAGCTTGATCTGCTCTACTGCGCCCCGGAAAGGCTGATACAGCCGCGCACCATCGACCTGCTGCACAACGCGTCGTTATCGTTATTTGCCATTGACGAAGCCCACTGTGTATCCCAGTGGGGCCATGACTTCCGTTCCGACTATCTTCAGTTAAGCATGCTCGCCCGGGAGTTTCCGGGTATCCCAAGAATTGCACTCACTGCAACGGCGGATGAACGAACCCGCAAAGAGATTGCCGAGCGCCTGTCCCTGACCAATGCCCGGCACTTTGTCAGTGGCTTTGATCGCCCGAACATTCAGTATCGAATCACACCAAAAACAAATGCAAACAAGCAGTTGTTGGATTTTATTAAAGCAGAACATGAAGGTGATTGCGGGATTGTCTATTGCCTGTCCCGCAACAAAGTAGACGCCACCGCCAGGATGCTGGCGGACAAAGGCTACACCGCCCTGCCTTACCATGCGGGGCTGGATGCCACAGCCCGGGCCCGCCATCAGGAACGGTTCCTGCGCGAAGACGGCGTGGTCATCGTGGCGACCATTGCTTTCGGGATGGGCATTGATAAACCAGACGTTCGGTTTGTGGCCCATCTGGACTTACCCAAAAGCCTGGAGGCCTATTACCAGGAAACGGGCCGTGCAGGCCGGGACGGTAAGCCGTCCACCGCCTGGATGGTTTACGGCCTGCAGGATGTCATTAAGTTGAGACAGATGCTTGAGGCATCGCAGGGCAACGACCAGTTTAAACGGGTAGAACGCCAGAAGCTCGATGCCATGCTTGGCCTCTGCGAAGTGACCCGCTGCCGCCGCCAGGTACTGTTGCGTTATTTTGGTGATGAACTGGAGCAGCCCTGTGGTAATTGCGATACCTGCCTCACGCCCCCTGAGACCTGGGATGGCACGGTGGCCGTGCAAAAGGCGCTGTCCTGCGTGTATCGTACCGGGCAGCGTTTTGGCGTTAACTACCTGATTGACGTGCTGCGTGGCTCCGAGAACGAACGTATTCTTCAATCTGGCCATCAGGCCATTTCCACCTACGGTATTGGTACCGAACTCACCGCTAACGAGTGGAAATCGGTGTTCCGCCAGCTGGTTGCCAACGGCTACCTGCGGGCAGATCCGGAGGGCTATGGTGCCTTACAGCTGACGGAGCAGTGTCGCCCGCTGCTGAAGGGTGAACAGGCTATCGAGTTGCGCAAAGACCCGGTGGCCAAAAAAACCTCTTCGGCCAGAATTGCTGGCAAACGTGCGGGCCCGGCAATACGGGAGCAAATTACCGACCAGGCCGGTTGGGATGCGTTACGGGCGTGCCGGAAGGAACTGGCAGACAAACAGGGCGTGCCGCCTTACGTGATTTTCCACGACACCACCCTGTTCGATATGCTGGAACGTCGCCCGGAAACCCTGGAGCAACTGGCAGAGGTCAGCGGCGTAGGGGCCGCCAAGTTGGAGAAATATGGCGAGGTCTTCCTGCAAACCCTGCGGGAAATTGCTCAGTCCTGA
- a CDS encoding PaaI family thioesterase, with protein MALIDTLIGTAGQWVTASDPKATLLQPVEWLKKTGSYATVNRLIGLAIPFAPRNGFSVEEMRPGYVRAKIKLKGNKNHFGSLYAGAYFLVAEIPGGVLSLFDLGPAYTPILKEMTLQFLQPANSDVTVEFSLAPEEVTAILADADATGRAKFTLEGKLKDKEGNHVATSLAHYRVRKKGFKPQD; from the coding sequence ATGGCACTTATTGATACTCTTATCGGCACCGCCGGCCAGTGGGTAACCGCGAGCGACCCGAAAGCCACGCTTCTGCAGCCCGTTGAATGGCTGAAGAAAACCGGCAGCTATGCCACGGTTAACCGGCTGATTGGACTGGCCATTCCCTTCGCGCCGCGAAACGGCTTCAGTGTCGAAGAGATGCGCCCGGGGTATGTTCGGGCAAAAATAAAGCTCAAGGGCAACAAGAACCATTTTGGCAGCCTGTACGCGGGTGCCTATTTCCTGGTGGCGGAGATTCCCGGTGGTGTGCTGTCGCTGTTTGACCTGGGGCCGGCCTACACGCCCATCCTCAAGGAAATGACCTTGCAGTTCCTGCAGCCGGCCAATTCGGATGTCACGGTGGAGTTCTCACTGGCGCCAGAAGAGGTTACCGCCATTCTGGCGGATGCCGATGCCACCGGCCGGGCCAAGTTCACCCTGGAAGGCAAGCTGAAAGACAAAGAGGGCAACCACGTGGCCACCTCGCTGGCCCATTACCGGGTGCGCAAGAAGGGTTTCAAGCCTCAGGACTGA